A genomic stretch from Cyprinus carpio isolate SPL01 chromosome A12, ASM1834038v1, whole genome shotgun sequence includes:
- the gch2 gene encoding GTP cyclohydrolase 2, with protein MEYQKAAELNGLCNGKIVTEYLCRNGFSELTVDAKKVAVQHKNETSRKEAEDESRLPALEEAYTTILRGLGENTDRQGLLKTPLRAAKAMQFLTKGYHETIYDVLNDAIFDEDHEELVIVKDIDMFSLCEHHLVPFFGKVHIGYLPSKKVVGLSKLARIVEIYSRRLQVQERLTKQIAMAISEALQPVGVAVVIEAAHMCMVMRGVQKMNSRTVTSAMLGAFREDPKAREEFLALTKSA; from the exons ATGGAATACCAAAAGGCGGCAGAATTGAACGGTTTGTGCAATGGCAAAATTGTCACAGAGTATCTCTGCCGCAACGGCTTTAGCGAGCTGACAGTCGATGCGAAGAAAGTCGCCGTACAGCACAAAAACGAGACATCCCGGAAAGAGGCGGAGGATGAGTCTCGGTTACCTGCTCTGGAGGAGGCGTACACAACCATCCTGCGAGGTCTGGGAGAGAACACGGACCGACAGGGGCTCCTCAAAACCCCGCTCCGTGCAGCAAAGGCCATGCAGTTCCTCACCAAAGGCTACCACGAGACCATCTACG ATGTCCTTAATGATGCCATCTTTGATGAAGACCACGAGGAGCTTGTTATTGTGAAAGATATTGACATGTTTTCACTTTGTGAACATCATCTAGTACCATTTTTTGGCAAG GTTCACATTGGATATCTGCCAAGTAAAAAGGTCGTTGGCCTCAGTAAGCTTGCAAG GATTGTTGAAATTTACAGTCGCAGACTTCAAG TTCAAGAGCGCCTAACAAAGCAAATAGCAATGGCAATCTCTGAGGCCTTGCAGCCTGTCGGTGTGGCAGTTGTCATCGAGGCAGC tcaCATGTGTATGGTCATGCGTGGAGTGCAGAAGATGAACAGTCGTACTGTGACCAGTGCCATGCTGGGCGCGTTCAGAGAGGATCCAAAAGCTCGAGAAGAGTTCCTGGCCCTGACCAAAAGCGCATAG
- the cript gene encoding cysteine-rich PDZ-binding protein, with translation MVCEKCEKKLGRVITPDTWKDGARNTTESGGRKLNENKMLTSKKARFDPYGKSGFSTCRICKSSVHQSGSHYCQGCAYKKGICAMCGKKVLDTKNYKQTSV, from the exons ATGGTTTGCGAGAAGT GCGAGAAGAAACTGGGGCGAGTCATCACGCCAGATACCTGGAAAGATGGGGCTAGAAACACAACAG aGAGTGGTGGTCGAAagcttaatgaaaataaaatgctgacTTCAAAAAAAGCCAG ATTTGATCCTTATGGAAAATCGGGATTTTCCACATGCAGAATATGCAAAAGCTCTGTCCATCAGTCTGGTTCACATTACTGCCAGGGATGTGCTTACAAAAAAG GAATCTGTGCCATGTGTGGGAAGAAGGTTCTTGATACCAAGAACTACAAACAGACCtcagtttga
- the pigf gene encoding phosphatidylinositol-glycan biosynthesis class F protein isoform X1, with protein MTRPSFFSPAEDIKTYVFHISPTNCMYHHLTSIMWDVEIRGMASAHAIVASSIFMATVMPAVFVENFSVYGTHMVWLYCVAGSVAVVNITVFWLLGISPPTKKNTLSYKLNRLFRSCLYFLLSCLFFHTVVVLYGAPLLESALETFSLAVLLSTLTTLRCLCILGPNVQAWIRVFSRDGAMSVWDTSLQITTGCSVIGAWLGAFPIPLDWDRPWQVWPISCTLGATTGFLTGLLAAPVWIHWHRKQLTYKLK; from the exons ATGACTCGCCCCAGTTTCTTCTCGCCTGCGGAGGACATCAAAACATACGTATTTCACATAAGTCCGACAAATTGCAT GTACCACCATTTAACCTCCATAATGTGGGATGTTGAGATCAGGGGCATGGCATCGGCTCATGCAATTGTTGCTTCCTCCATCTTCATGGCAACTGTGATGCCTGCTGTGTTTGTGGAAAACTTCTCTGTTTATGGGACCCACATGGTTTGGCTGTATTGTGTGGCTGGATCTGTTGCTGTGGTCAACATTACAGTCTTTTGGCTTCTTGGCATCAGCCCACCAACTAAGAAAAACACACTGAGCTACAAG ctCAACAGATTGTTCAGATCCTGTTTGTACTTTTTATTGTCATGCCTCTTTTTTCATACTGTGGTGGTACTATACGGTGCACCTTTGCTTGA GTCTGCTCTGGAGACATTTTCTCTGGCTGTGCTGCTGTCCACACTCACGACACTGAGATGTCTCTGTATCCTGGGTCCTAATGTACAGGCGTGGATCCGGGTTTTCAGCAGAGATGG GGCGATGTCAGTGTGGGACACCTCTCTTCAGATTACCACTGGCTGTAGTGTGATTGGGGCCTGGCTGGGAGCTTTCCCTATTCCTCTCGACTGGGACAGACCCTGGCAG GTTTGGCCCATTTCTTGTACCCTTGGGGCAACTACTGGATTTCTGACTGGCCTCCTTGCTGCTCCCGTCTGGATCCACTGGCATCGCAAACAGCTCACCTACAAGCTCAAGTGA
- the pigf gene encoding phosphatidylinositol-glycan biosynthesis class F protein isoform X2, which yields MWDVEIRGMASAHAIVASSIFMATVMPAVFVENFSVYGTHMVWLYCVAGSVAVVNITVFWLLGISPPTKKNTLSYKLNRLFRSCLYFLLSCLFFHTVVVLYGAPLLESALETFSLAVLLSTLTTLRCLCILGPNVQAWIRVFSRDGAMSVWDTSLQITTGCSVIGAWLGAFPIPLDWDRPWQVWPISCTLGATTGFLTGLLAAPVWIHWHRKQLTYKLK from the exons ATGTGGGATGTTGAGATCAGGGGCATGGCATCGGCTCATGCAATTGTTGCTTCCTCCATCTTCATGGCAACTGTGATGCCTGCTGTGTTTGTGGAAAACTTCTCTGTTTATGGGACCCACATGGTTTGGCTGTATTGTGTGGCTGGATCTGTTGCTGTGGTCAACATTACAGTCTTTTGGCTTCTTGGCATCAGCCCACCAACTAAGAAAAACACACTGAGCTACAAG ctCAACAGATTGTTCAGATCCTGTTTGTACTTTTTATTGTCATGCCTCTTTTTTCATACTGTGGTGGTACTATACGGTGCACCTTTGCTTGA GTCTGCTCTGGAGACATTTTCTCTGGCTGTGCTGCTGTCCACACTCACGACACTGAGATGTCTCTGTATCCTGGGTCCTAATGTACAGGCGTGGATCCGGGTTTTCAGCAGAGATGG GGCGATGTCAGTGTGGGACACCTCTCTTCAGATTACCACTGGCTGTAGTGTGATTGGGGCCTGGCTGGGAGCTTTCCCTATTCCTCTCGACTGGGACAGACCCTGGCAG GTTTGGCCCATTTCTTGTACCCTTGGGGCAACTACTGGATTTCTGACTGGCCTCCTTGCTGCTCCCGTCTGGATCCACTGGCATCGCAAACAGCTCACCTACAAGCTCAAGTGA